A part of Chitinivibrio alkaliphilus ACht1 genomic DNA contains:
- a CDS encoding PAS domain-containing protein encodes MGKTVLLWAIDIQRTYQYANRATQEFFHLAEEQENMFTEESPLYEEIEQVLSSGEALCTWTSMENSQGESRFFCVHLIPNLPPSAGASQVLCSALDITDTHKKRQELEYERVLFMNGPVMLFHWKDIDTHSLSFVSENTQSILGYFPKDFLQNRILYTSLISSQDRDTYTKEITQAISHKAETLHHTPYRLETHVGEYIWVDHYTLFTYEEGALSDCVSYIIDITDQIHRSAYADAQREYFFRITESLNIGTWKWNIKTNETYFDTGWVNIIGYTSEELGETGFDTWKNLLHPDDVSETLHAVNQCLKKESEELDIEFRMHHKKGHWVWIHGKGKILEWDETGAPVTMFGTHIEVTKQKKTEEQNRRINIAIEQTKSTVVITDLEGIIEYVNPAFTLSTGYTAEEAIGENPRILKSGHMDESYYEELWKTISSGRTWHGEFENKNKSGDIYYEVATISPIKNSQGAITNYIAIKENITEKVLAEKKLQRQYRELEIMNHLMNGRETRIRELKEEVNTLLRRLNKKQKYNPEKGFFTDIDIQETQNKVAEKTSRIDISNQIRQFHEAKDTLFELVAHLEENYPRDASSECSSLFSQLLSLKESLAQESTTLEHAIYTLVESIDETSRNALSIAEDEERMRKKAEEYTLALTKQKDIAQRLAKKAKLANSAKSDFIANMSHEIRTPLNGILGLIKLLLSTNLDDKQEKFAESISSSGQILLSLVNDILDISKIEAKRLDLESIDFSIHKLLSETMLSLSFKAEEKGLSLKYDIASDVPEFFRGDPIRLRQVITNLVSNAIKFTHQGGVFIRVTTAKDTPLHIAVEDSGIGVRDEKKEVLFDKFSQADTSTTRKYGGTGLGLAISKELTTLMGGEIGVRDNSPRGAIFWIRLPLQQPKDITLSPLRERTLLFIIPTHEEYVWNKIKDMRLTADRCESAPEAINHLYTKEIAYEGVVVSDDLKGMSAAQFAKTISTIDDFSCCKRILLTRESGSPCALRIHPQYPQRRSYYGDGTRAPFCFFYRLNAQNNRKRNTNNTEKHNHSSCGR; translated from the coding sequence ATGGGAAAAACAGTTCTACTTTGGGCAATCGATATACAGCGCACGTATCAATATGCAAACAGGGCAACACAAGAGTTTTTCCATCTTGCAGAAGAGCAGGAGAATATGTTCACCGAAGAAAGCCCCTTATACGAAGAAATTGAACAGGTTCTCTCCTCTGGAGAGGCCCTGTGTACGTGGACATCCATGGAAAACTCTCAGGGAGAATCGCGTTTTTTTTGTGTGCATTTAATTCCCAATCTCCCACCATCAGCGGGGGCCTCACAAGTTCTCTGTTCTGCCCTTGATATAACTGACACACACAAAAAGAGACAAGAACTTGAGTATGAACGAGTCCTCTTTATGAATGGTCCTGTCATGTTGTTTCATTGGAAGGACATCGATACTCATAGCCTGTCTTTTGTTTCTGAGAATACCCAATCCATTCTCGGCTATTTCCCCAAAGATTTTCTTCAGAATAGAATTTTGTATACATCTCTCATCTCTTCACAGGATCGAGACACCTATACAAAAGAAATTACTCAAGCCATATCACATAAAGCAGAAACCCTGCACCATACCCCCTACCGCCTTGAAACTCATGTGGGAGAATACATCTGGGTTGATCACTACACCCTCTTCACCTATGAAGAGGGAGCTCTTTCAGACTGCGTGTCATATATAATAGATATTACAGATCAAATTCATCGATCTGCCTATGCAGACGCACAGCGAGAATATTTTTTCCGCATCACGGAATCTCTCAACATCGGTACATGGAAATGGAATATAAAAACCAACGAAACGTATTTCGATACGGGATGGGTCAATATTATCGGCTATACCTCGGAAGAATTGGGAGAAACCGGCTTTGATACATGGAAAAACCTCCTCCATCCCGATGACGTTTCCGAAACACTGCACGCCGTGAATCAATGCCTTAAAAAAGAATCAGAAGAACTCGACATTGAATTTCGTATGCATCATAAAAAAGGACATTGGGTGTGGATTCATGGGAAGGGAAAGATTTTGGAGTGGGATGAAACAGGCGCCCCCGTAACCATGTTTGGTACCCATATAGAGGTAACCAAGCAGAAGAAAACAGAAGAACAAAATCGACGAATTAACATTGCCATAGAACAAACAAAATCGACCGTTGTTATTACAGACCTTGAAGGAATCATTGAGTATGTAAACCCAGCCTTTACCCTTTCTACGGGCTATACAGCCGAAGAAGCTATTGGGGAAAATCCGCGCATATTAAAATCAGGACATATGGATGAAAGCTACTATGAAGAACTATGGAAAACAATTTCATCCGGTAGAACCTGGCATGGTGAATTCGAAAATAAAAACAAATCCGGCGATATTTACTATGAAGTTGCAACTATTTCTCCTATAAAAAATTCTCAAGGCGCAATTACAAACTACATTGCTATTAAAGAAAACATTACCGAGAAAGTGCTGGCAGAAAAGAAACTGCAAAGACAGTACCGCGAACTGGAAATTATGAATCACCTTATGAACGGTCGTGAAACCCGAATCCGTGAACTTAAGGAAGAGGTAAACACCCTGCTTCGCCGTCTTAATAAAAAACAAAAATATAATCCGGAAAAGGGCTTTTTCACTGATATCGATATACAGGAAACGCAAAATAAAGTTGCCGAGAAAACCTCTCGTATTGATATTTCAAACCAGATACGACAATTCCATGAAGCAAAGGATACTCTTTTCGAACTGGTCGCACATTTAGAGGAAAATTATCCACGAGACGCCTCTTCTGAATGTTCCTCTCTCTTCTCACAACTACTTTCTCTCAAAGAAAGTCTTGCGCAAGAAAGTACCACCCTTGAGCATGCTATCTATACTCTTGTCGAATCCATTGACGAAACAAGTCGAAATGCCTTAAGTATTGCCGAAGATGAAGAGCGTATGAGAAAGAAGGCCGAGGAGTATACCCTTGCCCTTACCAAACAAAAAGATATTGCTCAAAGACTTGCAAAAAAGGCAAAACTTGCCAATTCAGCGAAAAGTGACTTCATTGCAAACATGTCTCACGAAATACGAACCCCACTTAACGGTATTCTTGGTCTTATAAAACTTCTTCTCTCGACAAACTTAGATGACAAACAAGAAAAATTTGCAGAGAGTATTAGTAGTAGTGGCCAAATTCTTCTCAGCTTAGTCAATGATATTCTTGATATTTCTAAAATAGAAGCAAAACGTCTTGATTTAGAGTCAATCGACTTCAGTATTCATAAGCTACTTTCGGAAACGATGCTCAGTCTCTCCTTTAAAGCTGAAGAGAAGGGGCTTTCCCTAAAATATGACATAGCCTCAGATGTACCGGAGTTTTTCCGTGGTGACCCAATCCGCCTTCGGCAAGTGATAACAAACCTTGTATCAAATGCGATAAAATTTACCCACCAAGGAGGGGTTTTTATTCGGGTCACCACAGCAAAAGATACTCCCCTACATATTGCTGTGGAAGATTCCGGCATTGGAGTACGGGATGAAAAGAAAGAAGTACTCTTTGATAAATTCTCCCAGGCGGACACATCGACAACCCGAAAATATGGTGGAACAGGCCTGGGTTTAGCAATCTCAAAAGAATTAACAACCCTTATGGGAGGAGAAATTGGTGTTCGTGACAACTCTCCCCGTGGAGCTATTTTTTGGATACGCCTCCCTCTTCAGCAACCAAAAGACATAACCCTTTCTCCCCTGCGGGAACGAACATTACTCTTTATTATCCCCACTCATGAAGAGTATGTGTGGAACAAAATCAAGGATATGCGCCTCACAGCCGATCGATGTGAGAGTGCCCCAGAAGCAATTAATCATCTCTATACAAAAGAGATCGCATACGAAGGAGTTGTTGTCTCTGATGACTTGAAAGGGATGAGTGCCGCACAATTTGCAAAAACAATATCTACTATCGATGACTTTTCGTGTTGCAAACGAATTCTCCTTACCCGAGAAAGTGGCTCCCCCTGTGCACTCAGAATACACCCACAGTATCCACAAAGACGCTCCTATTACGGAGATGGGACAAGAGCTCCTTTCTGTTTTTTCTACAGACTCAACGCCCAAAACAACAGAAAAAGAAACACAAACAACACTGAAAAACACAACCATTCTTCTTGTGGAAGATAA
- the clpB gene encoding ATP-dependent chaperone ClpB: MNFETFTKKAQEAIQEGQLTALERNNSEIAPVHILHALISQEEGFIPELLTTMGKDRDMLQKALDRELAKLPSVSGTGAQSPYLSRESTLVLADAEKRARKSQDAYVSTDHLFLGILHKSPPMKQILTSHGITAEAVEAAVKELRKDKKITTDTPEDTMNALEKFGQDLTNRAREGNLDPVIGRDEEIRRVIQILSRRTKNNPVLIGEPGVGKTAIAEGLARRIIEGDVPESLKEKRLVSLDMGALIAGAKYRGEFEERLKEVLREVKDAGSIILFIDELHTVVGAGKTEGSMDAGNLLKPMLARGELHCIGATTLDEYQKHIEKDAALERRFQTVMVEQPTVEDTVSILRGLRDRYEVHHGVKIRDDTLIAAATLSDRYITARFLPDKAIDLMDEAAALRRTEIDSSPIEIDELTRKKLQLEIEIRGLQEDDEFQNSEKLRELRERLADIEEKRNTLLTRWEREKQTVSRQRELRALLDQYKSELARAEREYDLTRAAELKHGRIPQTEEALQRAEEHSRNNEENKLLSEEITEEDIATVVSKWTRIPVEKLVQGEREKLLHLEDRLHERVVGQNDAVHHVSDAILRARAGLNDPNKPIGSFLFLGPTGVGKTELARTLAENLFDDERAMVRIDMSECMEKHSVSKLIGAPPGYVGYDEGGKLTESIRRKPYAVVLLDEIEKAHPDVFNILLQILDEGHVTDSKGRVVNFKNTIIIMTSNLGSDKILEQGTAHMDSLRTTIEGLLHNHFKPEFLNRIDETILFHGLSTEHIREITRLQIERLRKRLAAQDIQIEIDDSALTYLAQTGYDPHFGARPLKRLIQRRVETDISKLLISGELDATQTVVVTRNNTDTLSYEVRK, from the coding sequence ATGAATTTTGAAACATTTACCAAGAAAGCCCAAGAAGCAATACAGGAAGGACAACTTACTGCCCTTGAACGAAACAACAGCGAAATAGCCCCTGTCCACATTCTCCATGCCCTTATTTCTCAAGAAGAGGGATTTATACCAGAGTTATTAACCACCATGGGGAAAGATCGGGACATGTTACAAAAGGCCCTTGATCGCGAACTTGCCAAACTCCCCTCTGTAAGTGGAACCGGTGCACAAAGCCCATACCTGTCACGAGAATCCACCCTGGTGCTTGCTGATGCTGAAAAAAGAGCTCGAAAAAGCCAAGATGCCTACGTATCTACGGATCATCTGTTTTTGGGAATTCTCCATAAAAGTCCCCCCATGAAACAGATACTTACCTCCCACGGTATAACCGCAGAAGCAGTAGAGGCTGCTGTAAAGGAGTTACGCAAAGACAAAAAAATAACCACGGATACTCCTGAAGATACCATGAATGCTCTGGAAAAATTTGGTCAAGATCTTACCAATCGTGCCCGTGAAGGAAACCTTGATCCAGTCATTGGTCGCGATGAAGAAATTCGTCGGGTAATCCAAATTCTTTCACGGCGAACCAAAAATAATCCTGTGTTAATTGGTGAACCCGGCGTAGGAAAAACAGCTATTGCAGAAGGACTTGCCCGGCGTATCATAGAGGGAGATGTACCGGAAAGCTTAAAAGAGAAACGTCTCGTCTCTCTTGACATGGGAGCACTCATTGCCGGAGCCAAATATCGTGGAGAATTTGAAGAACGTTTAAAAGAGGTTCTTCGAGAAGTAAAGGACGCCGGTTCTATCATCCTTTTTATCGATGAGCTCCACACCGTTGTCGGGGCTGGAAAGACAGAGGGTTCCATGGATGCTGGTAACCTCTTAAAACCGATGTTGGCGCGGGGAGAGCTTCACTGTATTGGAGCCACAACTCTTGACGAATACCAAAAGCATATTGAGAAAGATGCCGCTCTGGAGCGACGATTCCAGACAGTAATGGTTGAACAACCTACGGTGGAAGATACTGTATCCATACTCCGGGGGCTTCGTGATCGCTATGAAGTGCACCATGGGGTTAAGATTCGTGATGACACTCTCATTGCCGCGGCGACCCTTTCCGATCGCTATATTACCGCTCGATTTCTTCCGGATAAAGCCATTGACCTCATGGATGAGGCTGCGGCATTACGCCGTACGGAGATCGACTCCTCTCCTATTGAGATAGATGAATTAACACGAAAAAAACTCCAACTTGAAATAGAGATACGCGGGCTGCAGGAAGATGATGAATTTCAAAATTCTGAGAAATTACGGGAACTCCGTGAGCGCCTCGCAGATATTGAAGAAAAACGAAATACTCTCCTTACACGGTGGGAGCGAGAAAAGCAAACCGTCTCACGACAACGTGAGCTTCGGGCCCTCTTAGATCAATATAAATCAGAACTTGCCCGGGCAGAACGGGAATACGATCTCACCCGTGCTGCAGAGCTGAAACACGGCCGTATCCCACAAACCGAAGAAGCTCTTCAACGGGCCGAAGAGCATTCACGAAATAATGAGGAAAACAAACTTCTCTCAGAAGAAATTACTGAAGAGGATATTGCCACAGTGGTAAGCAAATGGACTCGAATTCCTGTTGAAAAACTCGTGCAGGGCGAACGGGAAAAACTGCTTCATTTGGAAGACAGACTGCATGAACGAGTTGTGGGTCAAAACGATGCCGTACATCACGTTTCTGATGCAATCCTTCGTGCCCGAGCTGGTTTAAATGACCCCAACAAACCTATTGGCTCATTCCTTTTCCTCGGACCTACGGGAGTGGGGAAAACAGAGCTCGCCCGCACCTTGGCAGAAAATCTCTTTGATGATGAACGAGCCATGGTGCGAATTGATATGTCTGAGTGTATGGAAAAACACTCTGTGTCAAAACTAATTGGAGCACCTCCGGGATATGTTGGGTATGATGAAGGGGGAAAACTAACCGAATCGATACGCCGTAAACCCTACGCGGTAGTTCTGCTTGATGAAATCGAGAAGGCGCATCCTGATGTATTCAATATTCTTCTACAAATACTGGATGAAGGGCATGTCACGGATTCAAAGGGTCGAGTGGTAAATTTTAAAAATACCATTATCATTATGACCTCCAACCTTGGTTCAGACAAGATTCTTGAACAGGGAACAGCACACATGGACTCCCTACGAACAACCATAGAAGGGTTACTCCATAACCATTTTAAGCCGGAATTTCTTAATCGTATTGATGAGACAATTCTTTTTCACGGCCTCTCCACGGAGCATATACGTGAAATTACTCGTCTACAGATAGAGCGACTACGAAAACGGCTTGCTGCACAAGATATTCAAATAGAAATAGATGACTCTGCCCTGACATACTTAGCACAAACAGGATATGACCCCCATTTTGGAGCACGGCCTCTCAAACGTCTTATCCAGCGTCGTGTAGAAACAGATATTTCTAAATTGCTCATATCAGGCGAATTGGATGCTACTCAAACCGTAGTAGTAACCCGAAATAATACGGACACTCTCTCCTACGAAGTGCGAAAATAA
- a CDS encoding glycosyl hydrolase family 8, with the protein MGHVVFFLLWILCAGCIGADTVPHRPFPQEERWGHAIRPSQYSQEELNNHVVDLYEYYRDTYLRPSQRTEGGYYIHSGGTNVNFSTTATVSEAHGYGMILFALMAGHDVEAKEYFDGMVAFFLDHPSGANPYNMSWEIEGQERRRPRNSATDGDLDIAYALILAHNQWGSTGRYDYRQKAYDMIIHGILVDNMSQRTKRTLLGDWDRDHYTSRTSDWMPAHFRAFADVTGDDFFLEAIDTVYALIESVQSEFSPHTGLLPDFITGRFPEPDPRGGGTYENNSEKYDWNACRVPWRIATEYLHHESPAAREFCSTVIEWLIAHTEGDPRRITAGYTLSGEELVDYSSVAFQAPFALAATVDERFQDYLDASWDILRKDRGNGVYVTAINLFSMLLISGNWWAPQG; encoded by the coding sequence ATGGGCCACGTCGTTTTCTTCCTTCTATGGATTCTTTGTGCAGGTTGTATTGGTGCTGATACTGTGCCTCACCGCCCTTTTCCACAGGAGGAACGGTGGGGGCATGCGATTCGTCCCAGCCAGTACTCTCAAGAAGAGTTGAATAACCACGTGGTTGATCTGTATGAGTACTACCGTGATACGTATTTGCGCCCGTCTCAAAGAACTGAAGGAGGGTATTATATCCACTCAGGTGGAACAAATGTTAATTTTTCTACCACGGCAACCGTTTCGGAAGCTCATGGATATGGTATGATACTTTTTGCTCTTATGGCTGGGCATGATGTGGAGGCAAAAGAGTATTTTGATGGTATGGTTGCTTTCTTTCTGGATCATCCCAGTGGTGCCAATCCTTATAATATGTCATGGGAAATTGAGGGGCAAGAACGTCGACGCCCCAGAAATTCTGCTACCGATGGAGATTTAGATATTGCCTATGCCCTTATTTTGGCGCACAATCAATGGGGTTCCACGGGGCGGTATGACTATCGTCAAAAGGCATACGACATGATTATTCATGGGATTTTGGTGGATAATATGTCTCAGCGTACAAAACGAACCCTTCTGGGTGACTGGGATAGGGATCACTATACCTCTCGTACATCCGACTGGATGCCTGCTCATTTTCGCGCATTTGCAGATGTTACGGGGGATGACTTTTTTCTTGAGGCTATTGATACTGTGTACGCCTTGATAGAAAGTGTACAGAGTGAATTCTCTCCTCACACCGGCCTTCTTCCCGACTTTATTACGGGGCGGTTCCCCGAACCGGATCCCCGTGGTGGTGGAACCTATGAGAATAATTCTGAGAAGTATGATTGGAATGCGTGTCGAGTTCCATGGCGGATTGCCACGGAGTATCTACACCATGAATCTCCTGCGGCGCGAGAGTTTTGTAGTACCGTTATAGAGTGGCTTATTGCCCACACTGAGGGGGATCCCCGTCGTATTACGGCAGGCTATACCCTTTCGGGTGAAGAGTTAGTAGATTACTCTTCTGTAGCATTTCAGGCGCCTTTTGCCCTTGCGGCAACGGTTGATGAGCGATTCCAAGACTATCTTGATGCATCGTGGGATATCCTGCGTAAAGATCGTGGTAATGGTGTGTATGTAACAGCGATTAATTTATTTTCCATGCTTTTAATTTCGGGTAATTGGTGGGCCCCTCAAGGATAG